Part of the Cohnella candidum genome, TGTTCCAGAAGGAGAGTATGACTTTGCAGTCCAAGAGAATCGCAAAATTACCGAACGAATATTGGTGGGGAGGCGTCATCAACGACGGCAGCTTGATGCCCTACGGGGATGCGCCCTATGCCCGGGATTTACGTTCAACCGATGACAATCAAGCGTCTCCCTTATTGCTTTCCAACCAAGGCCGATACCTATGGAGCGAAGATCCGTTCGCGTTCATGGTGGACGAACAAGAACTTGTCATCTTTTACTCGGAAAGCGAAGTCACCCTGGAAGAAGGACACGGCTCCTTGCAGGGAGCCTACCGGCATGCCGGCAACGCCTTCTTCCCCCCATCGAATCGGCTTCCCGACGATCTCGCTTTTCTTGCGCCCGAATACTGCACGTGGGTCGAGATGTTCTACGAGCCGACGCAGGAGAAAATCATTCATTATGCCGAATCGATTCTGGCCAACGGCATGCCGCCCGGCATCCTGATCATCGACGATAATTGGATGAAGGATTACGGCATGTGGGATTTCGACCGATCCCGATTCCCGGACCCGAGAGCGATGGTCGATACGCTGCATGGCATGGGTTTTAAAGTGATGCTCTGGGTTTGCCCGTACGTAAGCGCCGATTGCACCGAATACAAGAAGCTGCTCGCGGACGGCATCCTGATGAAAAGCGTCCGGGGAAACCCTTTAATCCGCCGCTGGTGGAACGGATACAGCGCCGTCGTCGATTATACGAAGGAAGAAGGAGCGTCTTGGTTCAAAAAGCAGCTGGATCGGTTGGTCGATCATTACGGCGTGGACGGATTCAAGCTCGATGCCGGAGAACCGCTGATTCCGGAATCCGGCGATGTCTTGGAGGAGGTTGCCTGGACCCGTCCCGTTCGGCTGCTAGAGGACTGTGAAGCCTACGCGCGACTCGGCATCGGTTATCCGCTCAGCGAGCTTCGCATGTGCTGGAAACTGGGAGGACAGCCGCTCATTCAGCGGCAGCGGGACAAGCACCATTCGTGGGATCGGTACGGATTGGCCGGCCTTATCCCAAACGCGATCGCGCAAGGATTGCTTGGTTATGCCTTCAACTGCCCCGACATGATCGGCGGAGGAATGGACGGAGACATTAACTCTCCTAACTTTCATTTTGACAGCGAATTGTTCATTCGTTTCACCCAGTGTGCCGCCTTGTTTCCGGTCATGCAGTTTTCCATGGCTCCGTGGCGCGTGCTGCAGGGCGAAGAACTCGCCTGGTGCATGGACGCGATTCGGCTCAGAACGGCCTTAGGACCGGAAATCTTCAGCCTCGCGCGGCAAGCTTCCCAAGACGGGCTGCCGATCTTGCGAAGCATGGAATTCGTTTATCCGCATCAGGGATACGAGAAGGTTCAAGATCAATTCATGCTGGGGGAGAAAATCCTGGTCGCGCCCGTGCTGGAAAAGGGGAAAACCTCGCGGAAAGTCCATTTCCCGACAGGGGTCTGGATGGGAGATGACGGGACGAAAATCGAAGGACCATCGGTTCTAGAAGTGGAGGCGCCTCTTTCCAAACTGCCGTGGTACCGCAAAGGTTAATCCTTCAAAAAATCGCGGGCCAACCGCAGCTGCCATCGCTCCACCATCGCCGCCCCCCGTTTATTGCTTTTGGGCACTAACTTCGGCTTAGATCGCGAAAGCGGGGTCGTTTTATTGCTTTTCGACGCTAAATCGCCTGTTTCACGTCGATGTGAGGGCAAAAGCAAGCTTTTAGTGTCCAAAAGCAACAACTCTGCGGTCGAACTGACCTTGGGCTCCATTTTAGTGCCGGAAAGCAATAACTTCTATAAAAAAACAACCCGATGGAAGCTTTCCATCGGGTTGTTGCGCGTGGCGATTATACCTGAGGCAGCTCGCTCAATTGCCGCTGCAATTCGCGAATTTCTTCCTCCGGCAGGTCCAATTGAGGCGCTCTCATGAAGCCGACGTCGATTCCTCTCAGCTTCAGCGCTTCTTTGAAGTAGGACATGTTGGCGCCGCTTTTCAGCACTTCGCAATAGCGGATCGCGATGCGCTGCAGCTTGCGCGCTTTCTCCAGATCCTTCTCTTTATAAGCGTTGTAGACTGCCACGAACGGCTCCGGATATACGCAGGAAACGCCCGAGATGACGCCGTCGCAGCCCATCGCCAGCGCGGGAAGCAGCAGCCGGTCGGCGCCTTGCATGACGGAGAAATTCCCGTCGTTGATGGCCAAATACTCGTTCGTGCGAAGCATGTCCGGCCAGCTGTATTTCACGCCGACCACGTTTTTGCAGCGGTTCGCCACCCGCTGGGCGACTTCCGTTTTCAGATCGTTCGACGCGCATTGCGGGATGTTGTACAGGTACACCGGGAAATCCTCCGGCACGCTGTTCGCCACCGTCACGTAGTACTCTTCCATCTCCCTGTCGTTCGCTCCCAGGAAGATCGGGGTCACGACGCCGATGCCGTCGGCGCCGATTTCATGGGCGTGTTTGGCCAGCTCGATCGTATCTTGAAGCGTCGTCGTCCCTGCGTGGATGTACACGGTGACTCGGCCAGCAGCCGTCTTCACGATCGTTTCCGCGATCGATTTGCGCTCGGCTACGCTCAGGCGAATCATTTCCCCGGTCGTTCCGAGCGGGAAGAGGCAGTGCACGCCTTTCGAAATCAGGAATTCCGTCAGCTGAGCGACCTTCTCCAGGTTCACTTGGCCGTCTTTATCGAAAGGAGTTACCATCGCGGTAGTCACGCCATATAAACGTTTCATGTAAGTATCCTCCAATAGGTTAAGGTTAGGTTCTGAGCTTCTGAGGTTATGAGTTCGCAAAAGACAGGACTTCATCCCGGGTCGGAAGCGAGCTTTGGGCGCCGTGCCTCGTGACGGTAATCGCGGCGGTTTTCATCGCGAAACGGATGGCTTCGCCCACGTCGCCTTCCGAATAGCCGGCCACGAAGCCTCCGATGAAGCTGTCGCCGGCCGCCGTAGTGTCCGCCGCCTTCACCCGGTAGGCTTCATAGAAGGTAACGGCATTGCCGTCCGAGTGGACGCAGCCTTTGTCGCCGAGCGTCACGATCAAATTCCCCACGCCCTGCTCGGCGAAAGATTTCGCGGCTTCCCGGATGCCCGTTTCGTCCAGCTGCTGAATTCCCGTGATCGCCTGCAGCTCATGCTCGTTGGGAATGAGGAAATCGACGTGACGAAGAATCTCCGCGTTCAGCTTGCGTGCGGGCGCCGGATTCAGGATCGTCGTCTTCCCCATGCTTTTGGCCAATTCCAGCGTATGAGCGACGGTTTCGAGCGGGACTTCCAGCTGAAGCACGACGACATCGGCTAGTTCGATGACGTTCAACTGGCGCTCGATATCGTCTGGCGTCAGGTTCGCATTGGCCCCGGCGATCACGACGATGTGATTGCGTCCGGCTTGATCGACGGTAATGAGCGCGGTCCCCGTCGGTCTCAGCGAATGCATCACCGAAGCCGTATCCACGCCGGCCGAACGCAGCGATTTGATCAGGCAGGACCCGTTCGTGTCCTGCCCGACCTTGCCGACCATCGACACGGGAATCCCCAGCTTGCCGATCGCGGCTGCCTGGTTGGCGCCTTTGCCGCCCGGCACCTCCGACAGCTCGTGGCCGAACAAGGTCTCGCCTTCTTGAGGCAAATCGGTCACGCCGACGACTAGATCCATATTTAAACTGCCGACTACGGCTGCTTTCAAGGGAGCCGCACCTCCTTAACGGAGCAAATTCGCAGGTTCTTTGCCCGCAAATACGTCCAGCAAAGCTTGAGCCGTTGCCAAGCCGACACGGTGATACGTTTCGACCGTTTCGGCAGCCGTGTGCGGCGTCGCGAGCAAATTGTCCAGCTGCAGCAGCGGGTTGTCCGCCTGTACCGGCTCCTGCTCGTAAACGTCGATAGCGGCGCCGGCGATCCGATTGGCGACAAGCGCGCGGTAGAGAGCCTTCTCGTCTACGAGGGCGCCGCGCGCCGTGTTGACGAAATAAGCGGTCGGCTTCATCTTGCCGAATTGATCGTCGCTCATCATGTGGTACGTTTCCTTGAAGCTCGGCAGATGCATGCTGACGAAATCGCTTTGCTCCAGCACCTCATCGGAGGAAACCATCTTGACGCCGAGCGCTTCCGCTTTGGCGAGATTCGGGTATTTATCGTAAGCGATGAGATTCACGTCGAAGCCTTGGAGCTTCTTCGCCACCATTTGCGCGATGTTGCCGAAGCCCAGCAGGCCGACGGTTCTTCCTTCCATCTCGATGCCTACCCGGCGGTCCCAGAACGCCCGCTTGGCGGATTCCTGCAGGGCCGGGATATTGCGCATGAGCGACAGGAGCAACCCGATGGTCAGTTCGGCGACTGCATTCGCATTACCCGCGGGCACGTTGGATACTTGGACGCCGTATTCCTTCGCTTTCTCGAGGTCGATGTTATCCACGCCGACGCCGAAACGCGCGATGGCTTTCAATTTCGGAGCGATCTTGAAAACCTCTTCGTTCCACGTATCCACGCCGGCGACGACGCCGTCGATATCGCCGACGAGCGGAGCCAGCTCCTCGAACGTATGCGGACGTCCCAGCTTGTTCTCGACGATCTCGCAGCCCGCTTCCTCCAACAGTCTTTTGGCTTCCGCACACAGCACCGAATAGTTCGTCGCCGTGACCAACACTTTTTTGTTCGCCATTATTTAACCCCTCCGACGGTCATGCCGCTAACCATATATTTGGATGTGAAAAGATACATGATGATAACCGGGATGGAAGCGATGATCGAACCGCCCATGAGCGGGCCCCAAGCGAAGACGTCGCCGACGATCATGTCGGACAGGCCGAGGGTGATCGTTTTTTCCGTTCCTTTGGTGACGACGACGAGGGCGTACAGATACTCGCTCCAGCACAGCGTGAAGGAGAAGATGAACGTAGCCGCCATACCCGGCGCCGCGAGCGGAAGGATAATGCTCCACAGCGTGCGGCCGCGGCTGCACCCGTCGATCATCGCCGCTTCTTCGATTTCGTCCGGGATCGTTTTGAAGTAAGAAATCAGCATCCATGTTGCGTAAGGAATCGTGATGGTCGGGTAGATCAGCATCAGGCCCCATATCGAATTGCTGAGCCCGATCGCGGAAACCAGCATGTAGAGCGGGATGAAAAGCACGGATCTCGGCATCAGGTAAGCGTACAGAATGCTTTTGGAGATCGCGTTGCGGCCGCGGAACTTCAGCTTCGAAATCGCGTATGCGGCCAGCATGCTGATGACGATCGAGAATAAGGAGACGATCAGCGAGACGACGAAGCTGTTCCTTACGTTCAACAGGAAGTCTTTTTCGAACAGCTTGCGATACCCGTCCCAAGTCAGCTTTTTCGGCCAGAAGCTGGGCGTCATGTTGTAAATCTCGCCTTGCGATTTAAAAGAGGTATTCAGCATCCAGTAGAGCGGAAACAAAGCGCACACCAGCATGATGGCCAGGGTGACGTAGATGACGACTTGTTTGCTCACCGATTTATTTTCCATAACGTATCACCTAATCTCTGGACGAAAGCGAACGTTTGGTTACGTAGTTGATCAGGATGATCAACGGCGGCATCGTCAAGATGGCGATGGCGATCGCTTTCCCGAGGCTCATATTCAAAAATCCGAGGGTGTAGCTGAGCGTGGACAGCACTTGCGTTCCGTTGTTCGGACCGCCGCGCGTCAGCAGCCAGATGATTTCGAAATCGTTCAGCGTCCAGATCGTCGTCATGACCGCTGCCAGAATGGTGACTTCCTTAACGGAAGGCAGCGTCATATAGAAGAAGCGCTTGACCGCTCCGGCACCGTCCAGCATGGCCGCTTCGTACATTTCTTTGGAAACCGACTGCAAGCCGGCGAGAATCGCGATTCCCATGAACGGGATGCCGCGCCATACGTTGACGATGATGACGGAGAGCATGGCCAGATTCGGCTCTGCCAGCCAGCCGAGCGGGCGGCCGATCGCGTGGGTTTTCAGCAGCAAAAAGTTGAGCACTCCGCCGACGTCGGAGTAAATCCATTGCCAAGTGAATACGGAGACGATGGTCGGAATCGTCCAGGGCAGGAAGAGCAGAACCCGGAACACGTTGCGGAAAATGATCTTTTCGTTCAGCACGAGGGCCATGATCATTCCGAAGACGGATTTCAAAATGACTGCGACTAC contains:
- a CDS encoding glycoside hydrolase family 31 protein encodes the protein MTLQSKRIAKLPNEYWWGGVINDGSLMPYGDAPYARDLRSTDDNQASPLLLSNQGRYLWSEDPFAFMVDEQELVIFYSESEVTLEEGHGSLQGAYRHAGNAFFPPSNRLPDDLAFLAPEYCTWVEMFYEPTQEKIIHYAESILANGMPPGILIIDDNWMKDYGMWDFDRSRFPDPRAMVDTLHGMGFKVMLWVCPYVSADCTEYKKLLADGILMKSVRGNPLIRRWWNGYSAVVDYTKEEGASWFKKQLDRLVDHYGVDGFKLDAGEPLIPESGDVLEEVAWTRPVRLLEDCEAYARLGIGYPLSELRMCWKLGGQPLIQRQRDKHHSWDRYGLAGLIPNAIAQGLLGYAFNCPDMIGGGMDGDINSPNFHFDSELFIRFTQCAALFPVMQFSMAPWRVLQGEELAWCMDAIRLRTALGPEIFSLARQASQDGLPILRSMEFVYPHQGYEKVQDQFMLGEKILVAPVLEKGKTSRKVHFPTGVWMGDDGTKIEGPSVLEVEAPLSKLPWYRKG
- a CDS encoding dihydrodipicolinate synthase family protein — protein: MKRLYGVTTAMVTPFDKDGQVNLEKVAQLTEFLISKGVHCLFPLGTTGEMIRLSVAERKSIAETIVKTAAGRVTVYIHAGTTTLQDTIELAKHAHEIGADGIGVVTPIFLGANDREMEEYYVTVANSVPEDFPVYLYNIPQCASNDLKTEVAQRVANRCKNVVGVKYSWPDMLRTNEYLAINDGNFSVMQGADRLLLPALAMGCDGVISGVSCVYPEPFVAVYNAYKEKDLEKARKLQRIAIRYCEVLKSGANMSYFKEALKLRGIDVGFMRAPQLDLPEEEIRELQRQLSELPQV
- the rbsK gene encoding ribokinase — translated: MKAAVVGSLNMDLVVGVTDLPQEGETLFGHELSEVPGGKGANQAAAIGKLGIPVSMVGKVGQDTNGSCLIKSLRSAGVDTASVMHSLRPTGTALITVDQAGRNHIVVIAGANANLTPDDIERQLNVIELADVVVLQLEVPLETVAHTLELAKSMGKTTILNPAPARKLNAEILRHVDFLIPNEHELQAITGIQQLDETGIREAAKSFAEQGVGNLIVTLGDKGCVHSDGNAVTFYEAYRVKAADTTAAGDSFIGGFVAGYSEGDVGEAIRFAMKTAAITVTRHGAQSSLPTRDEVLSFANS
- a CDS encoding phosphoglycerate dehydrogenase, with the protein product MANKKVLVTATNYSVLCAEAKRLLEEAGCEIVENKLGRPHTFEELAPLVGDIDGVVAGVDTWNEEVFKIAPKLKAIARFGVGVDNIDLEKAKEYGVQVSNVPAGNANAVAELTIGLLLSLMRNIPALQESAKRAFWDRRVGIEMEGRTVGLLGFGNIAQMVAKKLQGFDVNLIAYDKYPNLAKAEALGVKMVSSDEVLEQSDFVSMHLPSFKETYHMMSDDQFGKMKPTAYFVNTARGALVDEKALYRALVANRIAGAAIDVYEQEPVQADNPLLQLDNLLATPHTAAETVETYHRVGLATAQALLDVFAGKEPANLLR
- a CDS encoding carbohydrate ABC transporter permease, whose protein sequence is MENKSVSKQVVIYVTLAIMLVCALFPLYWMLNTSFKSQGEIYNMTPSFWPKKLTWDGYRKLFEKDFLLNVRNSFVVSLIVSLFSIVISMLAAYAISKLKFRGRNAISKSILYAYLMPRSVLFIPLYMLVSAIGLSNSIWGLMLIYPTITIPYATWMLISYFKTIPDEIEEAAMIDGCSRGRTLWSIILPLAAPGMAATFIFSFTLCWSEYLYALVVVTKGTEKTITLGLSDMIVGDVFAWGPLMGGSIIASIPVIIMYLFTSKYMVSGMTVGGVK
- a CDS encoding carbohydrate ABC transporter permease, which codes for MRLDNKLAYLLMSPVLIYLLAVMLLPFGWALYLSFTDKTVGMSAHFIGLGNYLDLLKDATFWKAVKNTIVFTVVAVILKSVFGMIMALVLNEKIIFRNVFRVLLFLPWTIPTIVSVFTWQWIYSDVGGVLNFLLLKTHAIGRPLGWLAEPNLAMLSVIIVNVWRGIPFMGIAILAGLQSVSKEMYEAAMLDGAGAVKRFFYMTLPSVKEVTILAAVMTTIWTLNDFEIIWLLTRGGPNNGTQVLSTLSYTLGFLNMSLGKAIAIAILTMPPLIILINYVTKRSLSSRD